A window from Actinomycetospora corticicola encodes these proteins:
- a CDS encoding OmpA family protein, with amino-acid sequence MTLRRSPGSSSAPLRLRASGSSSAPLRLRTSALALATVAALALGACSSSDDSSGGFGSGGGGGAPLSCPVPVGPMAIALGGRANEPEPSLPGPVQQAAISVVSGASDQKVQPKFTVVNVDGRPTVAGSDTYRTDAGNAIAAQDDQNAFLSGLGQAIPTLRAQTPEADTLGALTLAGRSVQGSRPGTVALIDSGLSTVAPLDFRTAGLLDAPVADVVSSLRDAKALPALNGATVILAGIGDVAAPQGPLDTSQRASLVALWKGIAEAGGASCVAVVDEPRSGDAPSDVPPVSVVDLPPPPTITPGKATALPDDGSVGFQPDTATFRDENAARGVLAPFADFLKQAPARRIALTGTTARAGSPASQTDLSTRRAEAVKGLLVSLGASADQITTKGVGSQFPGYVDDVGPGGKQLPGPAATNRKVIVEPSA; translated from the coding sequence GTGACCCTGCGGCGTTCCCCCGGGTCGAGCTCCGCTCCGCTGCGTCTCCGGGCCTCCGGGTCGAGCTCCGCTCCGCTGCGTCTCCGGACGTCCGCACTCGCCCTCGCCACGGTCGCCGCGCTCGCGCTCGGCGCGTGCTCCTCCTCCGACGACTCGTCGGGCGGCTTCGGCTCCGGCGGCGGCGGGGGCGCGCCGCTGTCGTGCCCGGTGCCGGTCGGACCGATGGCCATCGCCCTCGGCGGGCGCGCCAACGAGCCCGAGCCCAGCCTGCCCGGGCCGGTGCAGCAGGCCGCGATCTCGGTGGTGTCCGGGGCGTCCGACCAGAAGGTGCAGCCGAAGTTCACCGTCGTGAACGTCGACGGTCGACCGACCGTCGCGGGCAGCGACACCTACCGCACCGACGCCGGCAACGCGATCGCCGCGCAGGACGACCAGAACGCCTTCCTCTCCGGACTGGGCCAGGCGATCCCGACGCTGCGGGCGCAGACCCCGGAGGCCGACACCCTGGGCGCGCTGACCCTCGCCGGCCGGTCCGTGCAGGGTTCCCGGCCCGGCACGGTCGCGCTGATCGACTCCGGGCTCTCCACCGTCGCGCCGCTCGACTTCCGCACCGCCGGGCTGCTCGACGCACCGGTCGCCGACGTCGTCTCCTCGCTGCGCGACGCGAAGGCGCTGCCGGCCCTCAACGGCGCCACGGTGATCCTGGCCGGGATCGGGGACGTCGCGGCGCCCCAGGGTCCGCTGGACACCTCGCAGCGCGCCTCGTTGGTGGCGCTGTGGAAGGGCATCGCCGAGGCGGGCGGCGCGTCCTGCGTCGCGGTCGTCGACGAGCCCCGATCGGGGGACGCCCCGTCGGACGTCCCGCCGGTCTCCGTGGTCGACCTGCCGCCGCCGCCCACCATCACCCCTGGGAAGGCCACCGCCCTTCCCGACGACGGGTCGGTGGGCTTCCAGCCCGACACCGCCACCTTCCGCGACGAGAACGCCGCGCGGGGCGTGCTGGCGCCGTTCGCGGACTTCCTCAAGCAGGCCCCGGCCCGGCGGATCGCCCTGACCGGCACCACGGCCCGGGCCGGGAGCCCGGCGTCGCAGACCGACCTGTCGACGCGCCGCGCCGAGGCGGTCAAGGGCCTGCTGGTCTCCCTGGGCGCGTCCGCCGACCAGATCACCACGAAGGGTGTGGGGAGCCAGTTCCCCGGCTATGTCGACGACGTGGGGCCGGGCGGCAAGCAGCTCCCCGGTCCGGCCGCGACGAACCGGAAGGTCATCGTCGAGCCGTCGGCGTGA
- a CDS encoding class I SAM-dependent methyltransferase, with protein MTTAADRSPDTAAGLEEYTEAEVHQEFGENPNEVRDTNHYKDEYIKGFVDKWDDYIGWEGRAASEGTFFIDQLRARGVEKVLDVATGTGFNSVQLLEAGFETVSADGSAEMLAKAFANGRDRGHVLRVVQADWRWLNRDVHGEYDAIICLGNSFTHLFSERDRRKALAEFYAMLSHDGVLILDQRNYDAILDEGFSSKHKYYYSGDTVTAEPEYLDEGLARFRYTFSDDGSVYHLNMFPLRKEYVRRLMKEVGFQKVDTYGDFQDTYGQDTPDFWIHVAEKMYRTDDELSGDYSTAVNTARDYYNSEDADTFYHEVWGGEDIHVGLYATPDEAIAPASARTVERMAETAGITAETRVLDMGAGYGGAARHLAKVYGCRVTCLNLSEVENERNREKTREQGLDHLVDVVDGSFENMPIQDNAYDLVWSQDAFLHSGERSTVVSEIARVLVPSGQVVFTDPMAADGADVSALTPILARLHLDSLGSPGFYRDEFAKHGLSDCTFEDHTDQLTTHYGRVLAELEKAEQAFAGKISDEYISNMKTGLRNWVNGGKSGQLAWGIFRIKR; from the coding sequence ATGACCACAGCCGCAGACCGGAGCCCCGACACCGCGGCTGGCCTCGAGGAGTACACCGAGGCCGAGGTGCACCAGGAGTTCGGTGAGAACCCGAACGAAGTGCGCGACACGAACCACTACAAGGACGAGTACATCAAGGGATTCGTCGACAAGTGGGACGACTACATCGGCTGGGAGGGACGCGCCGCGAGCGAGGGCACGTTCTTCATCGACCAGCTCCGCGCGCGGGGCGTCGAGAAGGTCCTCGATGTCGCCACCGGCACCGGCTTCAACTCGGTGCAGCTCCTGGAGGCGGGGTTCGAGACGGTCTCGGCGGACGGCAGCGCCGAGATGCTCGCCAAGGCGTTCGCGAACGGACGCGACCGCGGGCACGTGCTGCGGGTGGTCCAGGCCGACTGGCGCTGGCTCAACCGCGACGTGCACGGCGAGTACGACGCGATCATCTGCCTCGGCAACTCGTTCACGCACCTGTTCTCCGAGCGTGACCGCCGCAAGGCCCTCGCCGAGTTCTACGCGATGCTCTCGCACGACGGCGTGCTGATCCTCGACCAGCGCAACTACGACGCCATCCTCGACGAGGGCTTCTCCTCGAAGCACAAGTACTACTACAGCGGCGACACCGTGACCGCGGAGCCGGAGTACCTGGACGAGGGCCTGGCCCGCTTCCGGTACACGTTCTCCGACGACGGGTCGGTCTACCACCTCAACATGTTCCCGTTGCGCAAGGAGTACGTGCGCCGGCTCATGAAGGAGGTCGGGTTCCAGAAGGTCGACACCTACGGCGACTTCCAGGACACCTACGGCCAGGACACCCCGGACTTCTGGATCCACGTGGCGGAGAAGATGTATCGCACCGACGACGAACTGTCCGGCGACTACTCGACCGCGGTGAACACCGCGCGCGACTACTACAACTCCGAGGACGCCGACACCTTCTACCACGAGGTGTGGGGCGGCGAGGACATCCACGTCGGGCTCTACGCGACCCCCGACGAGGCCATCGCCCCCGCCTCCGCGCGCACCGTGGAGCGGATGGCCGAGACGGCCGGGATCACCGCCGAGACCCGGGTCCTCGACATGGGCGCCGGCTACGGCGGCGCGGCCCGGCACCTCGCGAAGGTCTACGGCTGCCGGGTGACCTGCCTGAACCTGTCCGAGGTCGAGAACGAGCGGAACCGGGAGAAGACCCGCGAGCAGGGTCTCGACCACCTCGTCGACGTCGTCGACGGTTCGTTCGAGAACATGCCGATCCAGGACAACGCCTACGACCTCGTGTGGTCCCAGGACGCGTTCCTGCACTCCGGTGAGCGCTCGACGGTGGTCTCCGAGATCGCGCGCGTGCTCGTGCCCAGCGGGCAGGTCGTGTTCACCGACCCGATGGCCGCCGACGGCGCGGACGTCTCCGCCCTGACGCCGATCCTCGCGCGCCTGCACCTGGACTCCCTGGGCTCGCCCGGGTTCTACCGGGACGAGTTCGCGAAGCACGGGCTGAGCGACTGCACCTTCGAGGACCACACCGACCAGCTCACGACCCACTACGGCCGGGTCCTGGCGGAGCTCGAGAAGGCGGAGCAGGCGTTCGCCGGGAAGATCTCCGACGAGTACATCTCGAACATGAAGACCGGCCTGCGCAACTGGGTCAACGGGGGGAAGTCCGGCCAGCTCGCCTGGGGCATCTTCCGCATCAAGCGGTAG
- a CDS encoding polysaccharide deacetylase family protein, with product MGNRLLVLGWHNIDPTPGFPDPPGVGRLGFAKQLRMLSRFANVLPLQTALGLIEAGEPLPSRAVVLTFDDGYRDNLELGIPMLERHGLPATFFLVPGFLSGTVGAWWEDLSAAFDRARATTLEFGGTVYPLGSPAERETAHAAVRASLKTLDHASRVAEVARVSELLSPAPSSVGEGLFMDWSGAKSLLAAGHEIGSHTVSHAILERETEPGQRIELGESRAALESGLGITVDTLAFPNGSSADYSEVTTRVARDLGYRCAITTTAGLASGGDSPYEMRRVVVTPTTDLASVAEKGWRKAKGLVGRRLSSLRS from the coding sequence ATGGGCAACCGGCTCCTCGTGCTCGGCTGGCACAACATCGACCCGACGCCCGGGTTCCCCGACCCGCCCGGCGTGGGCCGCCTCGGCTTCGCCAAGCAGCTCCGGATGCTCTCGCGGTTCGCGAACGTGCTGCCGCTGCAGACCGCGCTCGGTCTGATCGAGGCGGGGGAGCCGCTGCCGTCGCGCGCCGTGGTGCTGACCTTCGACGACGGGTACCGCGACAACCTCGAGCTCGGGATCCCGATGCTGGAGCGCCACGGCCTCCCGGCGACCTTCTTCCTCGTGCCGGGCTTCCTCTCCGGGACCGTCGGCGCCTGGTGGGAGGACCTGTCCGCCGCCTTCGACCGCGCCCGGGCCACGACGCTGGAGTTCGGCGGCACGGTGTACCCGCTGGGGAGCCCGGCCGAGCGGGAGACCGCGCACGCGGCCGTACGGGCGTCGCTCAAGACGCTGGACCACGCCTCGCGGGTGGCCGAGGTGGCGCGGGTGTCGGAGCTGCTCTCGCCGGCTCCCTCGTCGGTCGGCGAGGGGCTGTTCATGGACTGGTCGGGTGCGAAGTCGCTGCTCGCGGCCGGCCACGAGATCGGGTCGCACACCGTCTCGCACGCGATCCTGGAGCGGGAGACCGAGCCGGGGCAGCGGATCGAGCTGGGGGAGTCGCGCGCGGCCCTGGAGTCGGGCCTCGGGATCACCGTCGACACCCTGGCGTTCCCGAACGGCTCGTCGGCCGACTACTCGGAGGTCACCACCCGCGTGGCCCGGGACCTCGGCTACCGGTGCGCCATCACGACGACGGCCGGCCTCGCCTCCGGCGGCGACTCGCCCTACGAGATGCGCCGCGTCGTCGTCACGCCCACGACCGACCTCGCCAGCGTCGCCGAGAAGGGCTGGCGCAAGGCGAAGGGCCTCGTCGGCCGCCGGTTGTCGTCGCTGCGCTCATAG
- a CDS encoding glutamate-1-semialdehyde 2,1-aminomutase, with amino-acid sequence MLPVERPAPDFTRSTALADRLHAMVPGGAHTYARGDDQYPEGMAPIIERGRGARVWDADGNEFVEYGMGLRAVTLGHAYAPVVDAVRNVLERGVSFTRPSTLEVDAAEDFLATVTGADMVKFAKNGSDATTAALKLARAATGRDLVAVADQPFFSTDDWFIGTTGMHAGIPAATRDATLRFTFNDIDSVRALFAAHPGRIAAVFTEAATGMVAPEPGFLQALRDLCTAEGAVLVFDEMITGFRWAAGGAQEVHGVVPDLSTWGKAMGNGFPIAALAGKRELMELGGLATDEGRVFLLSTTNGPETVGLTAFRAVVRAYRTEDPVAAMRHAGERLAAGANQAIEAEGLQDHLLVAGHPNCLVFLTRGPDGLPSQEFRTLFLAELLRGGVLGQSFVVSAAHTDADVDRTVQAVADAIPTYRKAIEHGSTDGLLVGRPVAPALRTYAAPRRR; translated from the coding sequence GTGCTCCCCGTGGAGAGACCCGCCCCCGACTTCACCCGGTCGACCGCGCTGGCGGACCGCCTGCACGCGATGGTCCCCGGCGGGGCGCACACCTACGCGCGGGGCGACGACCAGTACCCCGAGGGCATGGCCCCGATCATCGAGCGGGGCCGCGGCGCGCGGGTGTGGGACGCCGACGGCAACGAGTTCGTCGAGTACGGCATGGGGCTGCGGGCGGTCACGCTCGGACACGCGTACGCCCCGGTCGTCGACGCCGTCCGCAACGTCCTCGAGCGCGGCGTGAGCTTCACCCGGCCGTCCACCCTCGAGGTCGACGCGGCGGAGGACTTCCTCGCGACCGTCACCGGCGCGGACATGGTCAAGTTCGCGAAGAACGGGTCGGACGCCACGACGGCGGCGCTGAAGCTCGCGCGGGCCGCCACGGGGCGGGACCTGGTCGCGGTCGCCGACCAGCCGTTCTTCTCCACCGACGACTGGTTCATCGGCACCACCGGCATGCACGCAGGGATCCCGGCCGCCACGCGGGACGCCACCCTGCGCTTCACGTTCAACGACATCGACTCCGTGCGCGCCCTGTTCGCCGCGCACCCGGGCCGCATCGCCGCCGTGTTCACCGAGGCCGCGACCGGCATGGTCGCCCCCGAGCCGGGCTTCCTCCAGGCGCTGCGCGACCTGTGCACCGCCGAGGGCGCGGTCCTCGTCTTCGACGAGATGATCACCGGCTTCCGCTGGGCGGCGGGCGGGGCGCAGGAGGTCCACGGGGTCGTGCCCGACCTGTCCACGTGGGGCAAGGCGATGGGCAACGGCTTCCCGATCGCCGCCCTCGCCGGGAAGCGCGAGCTCATGGAGCTCGGCGGCCTCGCGACCGACGAGGGCCGGGTGTTCCTGCTCTCCACCACCAACGGCCCCGAGACGGTCGGCCTCACGGCGTTCCGGGCGGTGGTCCGGGCCTACCGCACCGAGGACCCGGTGGCCGCGATGCGCCACGCCGGGGAGCGTCTCGCCGCGGGCGCCAACCAGGCCATCGAGGCCGAGGGCCTGCAGGACCACCTGCTCGTCGCCGGCCACCCGAACTGCCTGGTGTTCCTCACGCGCGGGCCGGACGGCCTGCCCTCGCAGGAGTTCCGCACGCTCTTCCTCGCCGAGCTGCTGCGCGGCGGGGTGCTCGGCCAGTCGTTCGTGGTCTCGGCCGCACACACCGACGCCGACGTCGACCGGACGGTCCAGGCCGTCGCCGACGCGATCCCGACCTACCGCAAGGCGATCGAGCACGGGTCGACCGACGGCCTGCTCGTCGGCCGTCCGGTCGCCCCCGCGCTGCGCACGTACGCCGCCCCCCGGCGGCGCTGA
- a CDS encoding phytanoyl-CoA dioxygenase family protein: MTNVLSNPSFDDATRREHLYNGDVMVYGATPATLALVQFTRELVEEAFDGRDPQVAQYEMEVRDFAALLADLKPRFIHHPRCKELLPAILEERGCDLERTYFDVPRLRTSTSDDYLTTGIAFAFHPHRDTWYSAPMCQTNWWMPVYPVTADNVMAFHPQYMTHGVRNGSRRYDYDEWNRTSRFSAATQIGKDTRDQPTPEEPVQLDPQVRVVPEVGGMMVFSGNQLHSSVPNTSGRTRFSIDFRVVDIDDVEAHRGSRNVDSECSGTSLRDFRRCTDLAPMPEELAAQYDGRAVVGV, translated from the coding sequence GTGACGAACGTTCTCTCGAATCCGTCGTTCGACGACGCGACGCGACGCGAACACCTCTACAACGGCGACGTGATGGTCTACGGCGCGACGCCGGCGACGCTCGCCCTCGTCCAGTTCACCCGGGAGCTGGTGGAGGAGGCGTTCGACGGGCGGGACCCGCAGGTCGCGCAGTACGAGATGGAGGTCCGGGACTTCGCGGCGCTGCTCGCGGACCTCAAGCCCCGGTTCATCCACCACCCGCGGTGCAAGGAACTGCTGCCGGCCATCCTCGAGGAGCGGGGCTGCGACCTGGAGCGCACCTACTTCGACGTGCCGCGCCTGCGCACCTCGACCTCGGACGACTACCTGACGACGGGCATCGCGTTCGCGTTCCACCCGCACCGCGACACCTGGTACTCGGCGCCGATGTGCCAGACGAACTGGTGGATGCCGGTCTACCCGGTGACCGCCGACAATGTCATGGCGTTCCACCCGCAGTACATGACCCACGGGGTGCGCAACGGCTCACGCCGGTACGACTACGACGAGTGGAACCGCACCAGCCGGTTCTCGGCCGCCACCCAGATCGGCAAGGACACCCGCGACCAGCCCACGCCGGAGGAGCCGGTGCAGCTCGACCCGCAGGTCCGGGTCGTGCCCGAGGTCGGCGGGATGATGGTGTTCTCCGGCAACCAGCTGCACTCCTCGGTGCCGAACACCTCCGGGCGCACCCGGTTCTCCATCGACTTCCGCGTGGTGGACATCGACGACGTCGAGGCGCACCGCGGGTCGCGCAACGTGGACTCGGAGTGCTCCGGCACCTCGCTCCGGGACTTCCGGCGCTGCACCGACCTCGCGCCGATGCCGGAGGAGCTCGCCGCGCAGTACGACGGGCGGGCGGTCGTCGGGGTCTGA
- a CDS encoding aminotransferase class IV: MAHIASLSQLQTPPWASVDGQLVPYDGVRIHISAEALTRALSVFEGVKGYWDPASETFSLRTPREHYERLLRSAKLFHIPVDFDYPEFLRRLEQLAAELLVRERDLWFRPTLYVTEGHWGEGTRATLVITAFTQQKESGEPMRLGVSTWRRGTDVDLPTRVKSSANYVVARLARIEARRLGYDDAILLNREGRVAEATGACVVALLDDEVVVPPSSEGALDSLTVRILERICHRDGLRLVRRPIDRTELLAAQEVAIAGTISELTLVSEIDGFTFPVDGVLARLRASYLQVMRGTEHLEGVEMVATDAGRALVTS; encoded by the coding sequence ATGGCACACATCGCGTCGCTGTCGCAGCTGCAGACGCCGCCGTGGGCCTCGGTCGACGGGCAGCTCGTGCCGTACGACGGGGTCAGGATCCACATCTCCGCCGAGGCGCTCACCCGGGCGCTCTCGGTGTTCGAGGGCGTGAAGGGCTACTGGGACCCGGCGAGCGAGACCTTCTCCCTGCGCACCCCGCGCGAGCACTACGAGCGGCTGCTCCGATCGGCGAAGCTCTTCCACATCCCGGTGGACTTCGACTACCCGGAGTTCCTGCGCCGCCTCGAGCAGCTCGCCGCCGAGCTCCTGGTGCGCGAGCGCGACCTCTGGTTCCGCCCCACCCTCTACGTCACCGAGGGCCACTGGGGTGAGGGGACACGCGCCACGCTGGTCATCACCGCCTTCACCCAGCAGAAGGAGTCCGGCGAGCCGATGCGCCTCGGCGTCTCCACCTGGCGCCGGGGCACGGACGTCGACCTCCCCACCCGCGTCAAGAGCAGCGCCAACTACGTCGTCGCGCGGCTCGCGCGGATCGAGGCCCGCCGGCTCGGCTACGACGACGCGATCCTGCTCAACCGCGAGGGCCGCGTCGCCGAGGCCACCGGAGCCTGTGTGGTCGCGCTGCTCGACGACGAGGTGGTGGTCCCGCCGTCGTCGGAGGGCGCACTGGACAGCCTCACGGTCCGCATCCTCGAGCGGATCTGCCACCGCGACGGGCTCCGTCTCGTGCGGCGCCCGATCGACCGCACCGAGCTCCTCGCCGCGCAGGAGGTGGCGATCGCGGGCACGATCTCGGAGCTCACGCTCGTCTCCGAGATCGACGGGTTCACGTTCCCCGTCGACGGCGTACTCGCCCGGCTCCGTGCCTCCTACCTGCAGGTCATGCGGGGGACGGAGCACCTCGAGGGCGTCGAGATGGTCGCCACGGACGCCGGCCGCGCGCTCGTCACGTCCTAG
- a CDS encoding glycosyltransferase family 4 protein, giving the protein MHVHVELPEELDVEEYRLRNARGEIPDHTPYGLHHIGDDGDVVTFRRPAHGAVAYASRKVRNRLDGYEAVTAVTGAVQRRGADAVLCMDERTGVPALFTSPRRPVVTGIGWLERPDLLGRSERIATTRALRRAAGMFSQSPGVVPILREHWDVDPGRVHGVTLGIDPEFYPEQPWDERDPGGVTITSVGDDRNRDHDTLVAAVEQVRAGGVPAWLELATTIPVTLAPDAGVVHARRMNAAMRGLYRRSTVVAIALRSNPVGAGLTVALEGLASGRPVVATDNPGMDHYVDHGRTGILVPPGDPAAMAGAIAELLSDPERAAAMGAEGRKDVETRFTSAHMARELADIVRGVL; this is encoded by the coding sequence ATGCACGTACACGTGGAGCTGCCCGAGGAGCTCGACGTGGAGGAGTACCGGCTCCGGAACGCCCGCGGCGAGATCCCGGACCACACCCCCTACGGTCTGCACCACATCGGCGACGACGGCGACGTCGTGACCTTCCGGCGCCCGGCGCACGGTGCGGTGGCCTACGCGTCGCGCAAGGTGCGCAACCGGCTCGACGGCTACGAGGCCGTCACGGCCGTGACCGGCGCCGTGCAGCGCCGCGGCGCGGACGCGGTGCTCTGCATGGACGAGCGCACCGGCGTGCCGGCGCTGTTCACCTCGCCGCGCCGTCCGGTGGTCACCGGCATCGGCTGGCTGGAGCGGCCCGACCTGCTCGGCCGGTCCGAGCGCATCGCCACGACGCGGGCGCTCCGGCGGGCGGCCGGGATGTTCAGCCAGTCCCCGGGCGTCGTCCCGATCCTGCGCGAGCACTGGGACGTCGATCCCGGCCGGGTCCACGGCGTGACCCTGGGGATCGACCCCGAGTTCTACCCCGAGCAGCCGTGGGACGAGCGCGACCCCGGCGGCGTGACCATCACGAGCGTCGGCGACGACCGCAACCGCGACCACGACACGCTGGTGGCCGCCGTCGAGCAGGTCCGCGCGGGCGGCGTGCCGGCGTGGCTGGAGCTCGCGACGACGATCCCCGTGACGCTCGCCCCGGACGCCGGCGTGGTGCACGCCCGCCGGATGAACGCCGCCATGCGCGGCCTCTACCGGCGCTCGACGGTGGTCGCGATCGCGCTGCGGTCCAACCCGGTCGGCGCGGGGCTCACGGTGGCGCTGGAGGGGCTGGCCAGCGGGCGCCCCGTCGTCGCCACCGACAACCCGGGCATGGACCACTACGTCGACCACGGCCGCACCGGGATCCTGGTGCCCCCGGGGGACCCGGCGGCGATGGCGGGAGCGATCGCCGAGCTGCTCTCCGACCCCGAGCGCGCGGCCGCCATGGGCGCCGAGGGGCGCAAGGACGTCGAGACCCGCTTCACTTCCGCACACATGGCGCGCGAGCTCGCCGACATCGTCCGCGGCGTCCTCTAG
- a CDS encoding glycosyltransferase family 4 protein: MPGRALILVENLSVPFDRRVWQEATTLRDHGWDVEVICPRGTARDTEREATVDGVRIHRYPLQAASGGPQGYLKEYSAALFHSVRLARAVHRRAPVDVVHLCNPPDLLFVVALVLKVLSGGRTKVVFDQHDLVPELYLSRFRPKRDALYWALRLTEFLTYRTADVVISTNESYRSKAVGRGRVRGDRAFTVRSAPALDRFKQVPPEPELARGKEHLLVYLGVMGPQDGVDYAVRALARLGERRDDWHAAFLGGGDAFDDVVDLAHRLGLDDRVTFTGMADTPDVQRYLSTACLGLAPDPLNPLSDLSTMNKIMEYMAMGLPMVSFDLTEGRVSAGDAALYARPNDVDEYASLVSDLLDDPVRRKQMGEVGRARVAGALSWSHSQSSLLAAYATVDPARR, encoded by the coding sequence TTGCCCGGAAGAGCACTCATCCTCGTCGAGAACCTCTCGGTGCCGTTCGACCGTCGCGTCTGGCAGGAGGCCACGACGCTGCGCGACCACGGCTGGGACGTCGAGGTGATCTGCCCGAGGGGCACCGCGCGCGACACCGAGCGCGAGGCGACCGTCGACGGCGTCCGCATCCACCGCTACCCGCTGCAGGCGGCATCCGGCGGCCCGCAGGGCTACCTCAAGGAGTACTCGGCTGCCCTGTTCCACTCGGTGCGGCTGGCCCGGGCGGTCCATCGGCGCGCCCCGGTCGACGTCGTGCACCTGTGCAACCCGCCGGACCTGCTGTTCGTGGTCGCGCTCGTGCTCAAGGTGCTGAGCGGCGGCCGCACGAAGGTCGTCTTCGACCAGCACGACCTCGTGCCCGAGCTCTACCTCTCCCGCTTCCGCCCGAAGCGCGACGCGCTCTACTGGGCCCTGCGGCTCACCGAGTTCCTCACCTACCGCACCGCCGACGTGGTGATCTCCACCAACGAGAGCTACCGCTCCAAGGCCGTCGGCCGCGGGCGGGTGCGGGGCGACCGGGCGTTCACGGTGCGCAGCGCGCCCGCGCTCGACCGGTTCAAGCAGGTCCCGCCGGAGCCCGAGCTCGCCCGCGGCAAGGAGCACCTGCTGGTCTACCTCGGCGTGATGGGCCCGCAGGACGGCGTGGACTACGCGGTCCGCGCCCTCGCCCGCCTCGGGGAGCGCCGGGACGACTGGCACGCCGCGTTCCTCGGCGGCGGTGACGCCTTCGACGACGTCGTCGACCTCGCCCACCGCCTCGGGCTCGACGACCGGGTCACCTTCACCGGCATGGCCGACACCCCCGACGTGCAGCGCTACCTCTCGACCGCGTGCCTCGGCCTCGCCCCGGACCCGCTCAACCCGCTCAGCGACCTGTCCACCATGAACAAGATCATGGAGTACATGGCGATGGGCCTGCCCATGGTGTCGTTCGACCTCACCGAGGGCCGCGTCTCCGCCGGCGACGCCGCGCTCTACGCCCGTCCGAACGACGTGGACGAGTACGCGTCGCTGGTCTCCGACCTGCTCGACGACCCCGTCCGTCGCAAGCAGATGGGCGAGGTCGGCCGCGCACGCGTCGCCGGCGCGCTCTCCTGGTCGCACTCCCAGTCCTCCCTGCTCGCCGCGTACGCGACGGTGGACCCGGCCCGCCGGTGA
- a CDS encoding glycosyltransferase yields the protein MTAPVPSRRRVAGPLRGGRGRSGSAPLRVLVVGQAEGTPGGISSVQRLHVRFLDAREDVAVRVVTTYDEVGAARRLWLMTTGIARAVALVLGGRVDVVHLHVAKGLSALRKGLIVTVARLRGVPTVLHTHAGAFAEWFDGLPAPLRPVVAWLLRADRVIVLADGARETYTSRLGLAAERVPVVANPVEWPAELPPRDPHASRVRGVFLGRLIDRKGVFDLIDAIASLHAEHRARLHVTLAGHGDVDAVHAAVAAAGLAGSVDVRSWIGPEERDALLREAELLLLPSWWEGLPMSVLEGMAWGLCPVVTPVGGLATLVRDGDNGVVVPVHDPAALGAALDKLLSDDDVRVQLGARARESVAPFGADAWADRLVALYRELLVPDQLPDRHGRKSHHG from the coding sequence GTGACGGCGCCGGTGCCTTCCCGACGACGGGTCGCGGGTCCGCTCCGCGGCGGGCGCGGCCGGTCCGGCTCCGCTCCGCTCCGCGTCCTGGTCGTCGGCCAGGCCGAGGGGACCCCCGGCGGGATCTCCTCGGTCCAGCGGCTGCACGTGCGCTTCCTCGACGCCCGCGAGGACGTCGCGGTCCGGGTGGTCACCACCTACGACGAGGTCGGTGCCGCACGGCGGCTGTGGCTGATGACGACCGGGATCGCGCGCGCCGTCGCCCTCGTCCTGGGCGGCCGCGTCGACGTGGTGCACCTGCACGTCGCCAAGGGACTCTCGGCGCTGCGCAAGGGTCTGATCGTCACGGTGGCGCGCCTGCGCGGCGTCCCGACGGTGCTGCACACCCACGCCGGCGCCTTCGCGGAGTGGTTCGACGGCCTGCCCGCGCCGCTGCGCCCCGTCGTCGCGTGGCTGCTGCGCGCCGACCGCGTGATCGTCCTCGCCGACGGTGCCCGCGAGACCTACACGAGCCGCCTCGGGCTCGCGGCCGAGCGCGTCCCCGTCGTCGCGAACCCGGTGGAGTGGCCGGCGGAGCTCCCGCCGCGCGACCCGCACGCGAGCCGCGTGCGCGGGGTCTTCCTGGGGCGCCTGATCGACCGCAAGGGCGTCTTCGACCTCATCGACGCGATCGCCTCGCTGCACGCCGAGCACCGCGCTCGCCTGCACGTGACCCTCGCCGGGCACGGCGACGTCGACGCGGTGCACGCGGCCGTGGCCGCGGCCGGGCTCGCGGGCAGCGTCGACGTCCGCAGCTGGATCGGACCCGAGGAGCGCGACGCGCTGCTGCGCGAGGCCGAGCTCCTCCTGCTCCCCAGCTGGTGGGAGGGCCTGCCGATGTCGGTCCTCGAGGGGATGGCGTGGGGGCTGTGCCCCGTCGTCACCCCGGTCGGTGGCCTCGCCACCCTCGTTCGCGACGGCGACAACGGTGTCGTCGTCCCGGTGCACGACCCCGCGGCGCTCGGCGCCGCCCTGGACAAGCTGCTCTCCGACGACGACGTCCGGGTCCAGCTGGGGGCCCGGGCCCGCGAGAGCGTCGCACCGTTCGGCGCCGACGCCTGGGCGGACCGCCTCGTGGCCCTGTACCGCGAGCTCCTCGTCCCCGATCAGCTCCCCGACCGGCACGGAAGGAAGTCCCACCATGGCTGA